tcttatgaattttttttactactatTGTGCATTAGTCtcttatgaaattttttttactactattgtgcattagtgcaatgcttcttctctttttattttttattttttgttacttaGTTTCTCTTGTTGTTGTTCCTTATGTTTGAGTAGTACTGTAGTTCATATAGATATGGTTACTAGTGGTAGTAGCGGGCCAAACAAAGAGTGGTAGCATCAGCATGTGATCCAAACAAAGATCCAAATAGGAGGGCCAAATCAAAAGACCCCAGGTGGAAGTATGGATATTGGCCAGATcttaatgataagaacttagtgcGATGTACACTTTGTGGAAAAGATGCCAAAGGAGGAATCAAAAGGCTTAAGCAACATTTAATTGGTGGGTAAAGAGATATATCAAAGTGCCCAAAAACAACTGCAGCAATCGCTAGAGATGCATGAAACTGTCATACgaaatcagaagaggaagcCAGATGTCTTTGATGAGGATTATTCTGTTGATCATCACCAGGGAGAGGATTTGCCTATAGAGATAGAAAGTGGAGGGGAGTTGAAGTCTGGTGCATCAAGGCCATCAACTATAGACTCCTCGAGAATTAACCTTGTGCAAAGCTCTGGGACAGCTTCCAAAAGGAATGAAGCTAATGTTATTACACTAGTGGCAGTAAAGGGTCCAATAGATTCTTATCTTTGACGGACTCCTGAAGAAATAGTTGATGAGAGGAGGTCTAAAGGTTCTACCCAGACAATAATACAAAGCAACCTAAGATCAAATGCAGATTGAAAGAAAACTAATGCATATgatgcaaaatggttttatgaAGCTGGCATCCCATTCAATACAGTCAAGTTAAGGAGCTTTGAGGAGATGGTTGAAACCATTGTGCAATTTGagtcaggatataagcccccttCTTATCATGAGTTGAGAGTGCCCTTGCTACATGATGAAAAAGCTGAGATTGAATGTatcaagaagaaatatgaagattatTGGAAAAGGTACGAGTGCACTCTCATGTCTGACGGGTGGACTGACAAGAGAGGAAGACATTTGATTAATTTCCTCGTCAATTGTCCAttggggacttattttatgggctCTGTAGATGTATCTAGTGAGTCTCAATATGCAGACATATTATTTCAGATGCTTGAtagaaaaattgaagaaattggggaGGATAATGTGGTACAAGTAGTTACAGACAATGCAGCTAATTATGTTGCAGTTGGTAGAATGTTGATGCAAAAACGGAGTAAGctttattggactccttgtgcagctcaTTGTTTGGATCTCATGTTAGAGGATATTGGCAAGTTGAAAGCTTATAAAAGAACAACAGAGAGGGAAAAAACAATAACAATTTTTATCTACAGACATTACAAACTTGCTGATGTTTTGAGGAAAAAAACAAATTGGATAGATCTGGTGATGTCTGGAGTTATAAGATTTGCTACCTCATTCTTGACACTACAAAGTTTGTACAAGCACAGGGATGCCTTGAAGCAATTATTTGTATCTGATGATTGGAATAGTTCTAAGTTGTCCAAGACTGAGGCAGGTAAGAGAGTACTTGATACAATACTTGCACAAACATTCTAGAACCGTGTACTAGATTGCTTAAGAGCATCCCAACCAATTTTAGTTGTCTTGAGGttagtagatggtgatgagagaTCTGCATTGCTTGAAGTTTATTTG
This window of the Macadamia integrifolia cultivar HAES 741 unplaced genomic scaffold, SCU_Mint_v3 scaffold2126, whole genome shotgun sequence genome carries:
- the LOC122065818 gene encoding uncharacterized protein LOC122065818, producing MVETIVQFESGYKPPSYHELRVPLLHDEKAEIECIKKKYEDYWKRYECTLMSDGWTDKRGRHLINFLVNCPLGTYFMGSVDVSSESQYADILFQMLDRKIEEIGEDNVVQVVTDNAANYVAVGRMLMQKRSKLYWTPCAAHCLDLMLEDIGKLKAYKRTTEREKTITIFIYRHYKLADVLRKKTNWIDLVMSGVIRFATSFLTLQSLYKHRDALKQLFVSDDWNSSKLSKTEAGEQEDGDLVHSGDDLTWGDVDRTVGASTSVGGRNLPKRAQGSTSAVNIYYIRRGRGRATVEEWSDDEVEEEVHDVRDDEDIDEDFGDRPTDSMGQQQQEGEEVEVDVDLLA